A window of Candidatus Pantoea floridensis contains these coding sequences:
- a CDS encoding AbrB/MazE/SpoVT family DNA-binding domain-containing protein, whose protein sequence is MLTLQIKRWGNSAAIRIPNSVLQQLAWTDGETLQAQVIDRQLIISKPSSSVEVDNALYQTIDEAGIDVSELVNKILSGAAKTITSKASEETNTSFTLDELMKAYPAGEVELSEEDRAWLNMKPVGKEIL, encoded by the coding sequence ATGTTAACGCTACAGATCAAGAGATGGGGCAATTCAGCCGCCATCAGAATTCCGAATTCAGTTCTTCAACAACTGGCGTGGACAGACGGCGAAACCTTACAGGCTCAGGTGATCGATAGACAGCTTATCATCAGCAAACCGAGTTCATCTGTTGAGGTCGATAACGCGTTGTATCAAACAATCGATGAAGCCGGTATCGACGTTTCCGAGTTAGTAAACAAAATTCTCTCAGGCGCTGCAAAAACAATCACAAGCAAAGCCAGTGAAGAAACAAATACTTCGTTCACCTTAGATGAACTCATGAAAGCTTATCCAGCCGGAGAGGTCGAGCTTTCGGAAGAGGATCGAGCCTGGTTGAACATGAAACCTGTTGGAAAAGAAATTCTCTGA
- the xopG gene encoding XopG/HopH/AvrPtoH family type III secretion system effector: MMNFIQRSKTVPEIMIESYETGGYDKAESALAKINSKPNGRSIIQEVVRNTQNGKSLKIIVSSLEHAKARPVLTESQMKAYKANQMTFDENIKTAYILASAIDFGIKGEGTSAHITWNPNEGLIINKNGMREKGENAEYSFADLVHELVHGYRIMKGSFTGEFNGKPKNPGTPTWNEEVRAVGMAAYSNENKSENGVRKEHGLNVRKQY, from the coding sequence ATGATGAATTTCATACAGCGAAGCAAGACTGTTCCAGAAATAATGATTGAATCATATGAAACAGGGGGATATGATAAGGCTGAAAGTGCTTTAGCTAAAATAAATTCAAAACCAAACGGAAGAAGTATCATTCAGGAGGTCGTCAGAAACACACAAAATGGGAAGTCACTTAAAATCATAGTCAGTTCACTTGAGCACGCGAAGGCAAGACCTGTGCTGACTGAATCACAAATGAAGGCTTATAAAGCCAATCAAATGACTTTTGATGAGAATATCAAAACTGCTTATATATTAGCAAGTGCTATTGATTTTGGTATTAAGGGGGAAGGGACAAGCGCTCATATTACCTGGAACCCTAATGAGGGATTAATCATCAATAAAAACGGAATGAGAGAGAAAGGAGAAAATGCTGAGTATTCGTTTGCTGATCTGGTTCATGAACTTGTTCATGGTTATAGAATTATGAAAGGGTCATTTACAGGAGAGTTTAACGGAAAACCGAAAAACCCAGGCACACCAACCTGGAATGAAGAGGTGCGAGCGGTAGGAATGGCAGCATACAGTAACGAA
- a CDS encoding DUF29 family protein — protein MRSLKDNPSLKSKLPEVISNAYEDAILMAVKETGLDEITFPQLCPWEFETFINETFYP, from the coding sequence TTGAGAAGTCTTAAGGATAACCCTAGCCTTAAAAGCAAACTTCCTGAGGTCATTTCGAACGCTTATGAAGACGCGATTCTTATGGCCGTAAAAGAAACCGGTTTAGATGAAATCACTTTTCCTCAGCTTTGTCCCTGGGAATTTGAAACCTTCATAAACGAAACCTTCTATCCCTAA
- a CDS encoding CesT family type III secretion system chaperone, which produces MTPEKLFQKLQPLFRQLRVPDMQMNPHGYYSLTLETGEVYLEKTELNTLIMIAFLPMPENPGEEMLLELLQANLTPDQESIITIAADKEENKLVLWGGLKEEEIYLEKMMMMLEKINITLAVISRWFNKLLEEDDNKKGELEKTKFQSNQTEQFLNQRK; this is translated from the coding sequence ATGACTCCTGAAAAACTTTTTCAAAAACTGCAACCTCTATTCAGACAACTTCGCGTTCCAGATATGCAAATGAATCCTCATGGTTACTATTCTCTTACGTTAGAAACAGGGGAGGTTTATCTTGAGAAAACTGAACTAAACACACTAATCATGATTGCTTTTCTTCCCATGCCTGAAAATCCGGGCGAGGAAATGCTCTTGGAATTATTACAAGCAAATCTAACTCCAGATCAAGAATCAATCATTACAATTGCAGCTGACAAAGAAGAAAATAAGCTCGTATTATGGGGGGGGTTGAAAGAAGAAGAGATTTATCTTGAAAAAATGATGATGATGCTTGAGAAAATAAATATTACTCTTGCTGTCATTTCAAGATGGTTTAATAAGTTACTTGAAGAGGACGACAATAAAAAAGGGGAGTTAGAAAAAACGAAATTTCAAAGCAATCAAACAGAACAATTTTTAAATCAAAGAAAATAA
- a CDS encoding site-specific integrase has product MARRRSFVNRDLPPNLYVRNNGYYSYKDPRSGKEYGLGRDKRYALNQAIEANLELYQDLGQPLNLLDRINEVKKFTLNDWLETYEKELKRRNLAAKTMESYERFLRTIKESIGLFTMDDIDTKALADFLAPWRDDGKATMHNRIRNFLKDVFSTAIAHGVIERNPIDNIKTEKVTVSRSRLSLSDFNLICEHTPDLYPWARPCFELALLTGQRIGDIQAMKWEDIRQGKIYIIQQKTGSRVAIDTSHGLKAINKNIKQVLDELKKFKDESDHVIPVSGGRDKLSRAFLKSRAATKLKWEGTAPSFHEIRSLSARLYKEENDGEFSQRLLGHKNSAMTDRYTDTRDNAFVEV; this is encoded by the coding sequence ATGGCTCGTCGTCGTTCATTTGTCAATCGTGACTTACCACCGAATCTGTATGTTCGGAACAACGGTTATTACAGCTACAAAGATCCGAGAAGTGGCAAAGAGTACGGTTTAGGGCGTGATAAACGCTATGCCCTGAACCAGGCAATTGAAGCAAACCTTGAGCTTTATCAGGACCTGGGTCAGCCATTGAACCTGCTCGACAGAATCAATGAGGTGAAGAAATTCACCTTAAACGACTGGCTTGAGACCTATGAGAAAGAGCTTAAACGCCGCAATCTGGCTGCGAAAACGATGGAGAGCTATGAACGGTTTTTAAGAACCATCAAAGAGAGTATTGGTCTTTTCACGATGGATGACATCGACACGAAAGCTCTTGCTGATTTCCTTGCGCCGTGGCGAGACGATGGAAAGGCAACGATGCACAACAGGATCAGAAACTTTCTCAAGGATGTTTTTTCTACTGCTATCGCTCATGGTGTGATTGAGCGAAATCCTATTGATAACATAAAAACGGAGAAAGTTACTGTGTCCCGATCTCGTCTGTCCCTTAGTGATTTCAATCTGATCTGTGAGCACACCCCTGATTTATATCCCTGGGCGCGTCCCTGCTTTGAGCTGGCGCTTCTCACTGGTCAGCGAATCGGTGATATACAGGCTATGAAATGGGAGGACATTCGTCAGGGTAAGATTTACATCATTCAACAGAAAACCGGATCGCGAGTGGCTATCGATACCTCACACGGCCTCAAGGCGATCAACAAAAACATAAAGCAGGTTTTAGATGAACTTAAGAAGTTCAAAGATGAAAGCGATCATGTAATCCCTGTTTCAGGTGGCCGCGATAAGCTGTCTCGCGCTTTCCTCAAATCCCGAGCGGCGACTAAGCTCAAATGGGAAGGAACAGCGCCCTCTTTCCATGAAATCCGCTCTCTGTCAGCGAGGCTCTACAAGGAAGAAAATGATGGTGAGTTTTCTCAGCGGCTGTTAGGTCACAAGAACTCAGCGATGACTGACAGATACACTGATACAAGAGATAATGCCTTCGTTGAGGTCTAA
- a CDS encoding barstar family protein, producing MLTLHFDFQTLPDRQAFYRALVQQSAATDDFGNNLDALWDWLTGGMALPAMFVLQHAEDASASAEFAPVLALLEEAQQQLDGELRLVRKG from the coding sequence ATGTTGACGCTCCATTTTGATTTTCAAACCTTGCCGGATCGCCAGGCGTTTTACCGCGCGCTGGTGCAGCAAAGTGCGGCTACAGATGATTTTGGCAACAACCTTGATGCGCTGTGGGATTGGCTGACCGGCGGCATGGCGCTGCCTGCAATGTTCGTTTTGCAACATGCGGAAGATGCCAGCGCAAGTGCAGAGTTCGCGCCCGTACTGGCATTGTTGGAAGAGGCGCAGCAGCAATTGGACGGCGAGCTGCGCCTGGTACGAAAAGGGTAA
- a CDS encoding efflux RND transporter periplasmic adaptor subunit, with translation MHLQTNGVRRAVSLSGVMLLGSLLAGCDRGVAQNAPPPPPEVSVAQVVEQKVSQWDSFNGRFEAVQSVQLRPRVSGYIDQVNYREGDEVKKGQVLFTIDDRTYRATLEQAQAELANARSQAALARSESARTDKLIGTNVVSREEWEQRRSAANQAQANVLSAQAAVDMAQLNLDFTRVTAPIEGRASRAMITTGNLVTAGDSASVLTTLVSQDRMYVYFDVDEATYLHYQAMARKGENRGSLPVEVALTGEEGYPHRGTVDFLDNQLTASTGTIRMRASLDNQQRQFTPGLFARVRLPGSADFTALLIDDKAVLTDQDRKYVYVVDAQGKAQRRDIQAGDLANGLRIVQQGLKPGDKVIVNGLQKVFMPGMPVTAQPVAMRSAQ, from the coding sequence ATGCATCTGCAAACAAATGGGGTTCGTCGGGCAGTAAGCCTGTCAGGAGTGATGTTGCTGGGAAGCCTGCTGGCCGGTTGCGATCGCGGAGTGGCGCAAAACGCCCCGCCGCCGCCGCCCGAAGTGAGTGTCGCGCAGGTGGTTGAGCAAAAAGTCAGCCAATGGGATAGCTTCAACGGCCGTTTCGAAGCGGTGCAGAGCGTACAGCTGCGTCCGCGCGTTTCCGGCTATATCGATCAGGTTAATTATCGCGAAGGCGATGAAGTGAAGAAAGGCCAGGTCCTGTTTACCATCGACGATCGCACCTATCGCGCTACGCTGGAGCAGGCGCAGGCCGAGCTGGCAAATGCGCGTAGCCAGGCGGCGCTGGCACGCAGTGAATCGGCACGTACCGATAAGCTGATCGGCACCAATGTGGTGTCACGCGAAGAGTGGGAACAGCGTCGTTCTGCGGCGAATCAGGCGCAGGCCAACGTGCTGTCGGCACAAGCCGCAGTCGATATGGCGCAGTTGAACCTTGATTTCACCCGCGTAACCGCACCGATTGAGGGCCGCGCCAGCCGCGCGATGATCACCACCGGTAACCTCGTCACCGCGGGCGACAGCGCCAGCGTGCTGACCACGCTGGTGTCGCAGGATCGCATGTATGTCTACTTTGATGTCGATGAAGCCACCTATCTGCACTATCAGGCGATGGCGCGTAAAGGCGAAAATCGCGGATCGCTGCCGGTTGAGGTGGCGCTGACCGGTGAAGAGGGTTATCCGCATCGCGGTACCGTGGATTTCCTCGATAACCAGCTCACCGCCAGCACCGGTACCATCCGCATGCGCGCCTCGCTGGACAACCAGCAGCGTCAGTTCACGCCGGGCCTGTTTGCGCGCGTGCGCTTGCCGGGCAGCGCTGATTTCACCGCGCTGTTGATTGACGATAAAGCCGTGCTGACCGATCAGGATCGTAAGTACGTTTATGTGGTCGATGCGCAGGGCAAAGCCCAGCGTCGCGATATTCAGGCCGGTGATTTAGCTAATGGTCTGCGCATTGTGCAGCAGGGCCTCAAGCCCGGCGACAAGGTGATCGTTAACGGCTTGCAGAAAGTCTTTATGCCTGGCATGCCGGTGACCGCCCAACCGGTGGCGATGCGCTCCGCTCAATAA
- a CDS encoding SDR family oxidoreductase has product MKIIEGIKLNQAHKVALVTGATGGIGEAIAERLAKDGFAVAVHYSGNSQKASALVEKIVSHGGHATSVQADISDSASVKNMFDEVMQIKGSIDAVINSAGIMPMAKIEPDNIETFQKIVNTNLIGSYLVLSHAAQLVSNGGRIIAFSSSVVAKNFPGYGGYIASKLGVEGLVRVLANELKGRNIRVNSVAPGPTGTDLFYKGKTDEQIEWFKGQSPLGRIGTPEDIAEAVAVLVGPGGEWINGQILRVNGGFA; this is encoded by the coding sequence ATGAAAATCATAGAGGGTATAAAATTGAATCAAGCTCATAAAGTCGCACTCGTTACAGGTGCTACAGGCGGTATCGGTGAGGCTATCGCAGAACGTCTGGCTAAAGATGGTTTCGCTGTAGCTGTTCATTACTCTGGCAACAGCCAGAAAGCCTCAGCCCTGGTTGAGAAAATCGTTTCTCATGGCGGTCATGCTACCAGTGTTCAGGCTGACATCAGTGATTCTGCATCGGTTAAAAACATGTTTGATGAAGTGATGCAGATCAAAGGGAGCATTGACGCGGTGATCAACAGCGCGGGGATCATGCCAATGGCAAAAATCGAACCTGATAATATTGAGACGTTTCAGAAAATTGTGAACACAAATCTCATCGGTTCTTACCTCGTACTGTCTCATGCAGCTCAACTGGTCTCTAACGGCGGTCGAATCATCGCTTTTTCATCAAGCGTTGTGGCTAAAAATTTCCCTGGTTACGGTGGTTACATCGCCTCAAAACTAGGGGTAGAAGGTCTTGTTCGCGTACTGGCGAATGAACTCAAGGGGAGGAACATTCGTGTGAATTCTGTCGCACCAGGCCCTACAGGTACGGACCTTTTTTATAAAGGGAAAACTGACGAACAAATTGAATGGTTTAAGGGACAATCACCTTTGGGCCGTATTGGTACGCCGGAGGACATCGCTGAAGCGGTAGCGGTTTTAGTTGGTCCTGGAGGCGAATGGATCAATGGTCAAATCCTTCGTGTTAATGGCGGTTTTGCTTAA
- a CDS encoding type II toxin-antitoxin system CcdA family antitoxin has protein sequence MKGRVTITVDKDQYDFLIQAGVNCSGLADEVFTKEAKRIKAERWKEENRAGMAEVAAFIEEHGSLNEMYRGQ, from the coding sequence ATGAAAGGTCGTGTAACTATCACTGTTGATAAAGACCAGTATGATTTTCTGATTCAGGCTGGCGTTAACTGTTCAGGTCTGGCTGATGAAGTTTTCACTAAAGAAGCCAAACGTATCAAGGCTGAACGCTGGAAAGAGGAAAATCGAGCTGGTATGGCCGAAGTCGCTGCTTTCATTGAGGAGCATGGTTCTTTGAACGAAATGTACAGAGGTCAATAA
- a CDS encoding virulence factor SrfC family protein, which produces MRTAKKASPVTPAKRLSLLQETLDGALNWVETHQAHAPRLAMEAETLTLQLRRARVESHALARQLARPVTLALFGQSQAGKAWLLSEMVGDAQGQLIARLGDKTLNYFQNINPGNVDFAIATRFSHQRETQSNAWPLEMTLLSEVELIRLMLACAKTEEQPDTPQIDAALQRLQRHRQDDVQPGLDSDALITLWGWSRRHHRHAEVLDRHFWPQAIALAPWLSVDDRVQLFALLWPGQNALNESLRSLMHLRHQLRHAPRVLAPLSLLVDEAALPAEKLIGNDADWQEMIEVCPIVANRVGKAQHVPLGLLALLTLEIALPLSSTPRQALYDDADMLELPAPGTPADRTQQDELAQLRQRDPLRATLLEHKRALLPGLYAARQGIDLMLICTAASQRQDTDVAASALREWHMHQTVAASGEKPRLIWAITPHDARYQQQQINVDEAVQRQIGQPGQSWGSMLALDRAGVDRMGSWLQDEMQPEARRDRLAIQLSALQQKLVERLQPWTESSATPEQAARKQAISDTLLKCLQHRTGLHGELLERLQPSREAVRQLWLSQSSSNHSQHSAKTAAAEQSYFGIGFEFDLFKDEPVTAAEPRSSGGQRDQQFPQQVFALWLEHLRQLPESRSLLALLNVDKPTLELLVEELITASFRLKVLSKLQSTLNEPDAQASAHEARTDRQVSRAMTVLGDFVAWLGFLQRPESERPESRVNRGQTIFARPPAPSVSFSPGQRLTRLSAAPANHTAYYIYDWLVGLNSVIVENNGYTGGGDLPANARQMLAILLLPLHA; this is translated from the coding sequence ATGAGAACTGCCAAAAAAGCCTCGCCGGTTACGCCAGCGAAACGTCTGAGCCTGCTGCAGGAAACGCTGGATGGCGCGCTGAACTGGGTGGAAACCCATCAGGCACACGCGCCGCGGCTGGCAATGGAAGCCGAAACGCTGACGCTGCAGCTGCGTCGCGCACGCGTCGAAAGTCATGCGCTGGCGCGTCAGCTGGCGCGCCCGGTGACGCTGGCGCTGTTTGGCCAATCGCAGGCGGGCAAAGCCTGGCTGCTGAGTGAAATGGTTGGGGACGCGCAAGGACAACTGATTGCGCGTCTTGGCGACAAGACCCTCAACTATTTCCAGAACATTAATCCCGGCAACGTCGATTTTGCCATCGCTACCCGCTTCAGCCACCAACGTGAAACCCAATCCAACGCCTGGCCGCTGGAGATGACGCTGCTGAGCGAAGTGGAGCTGATTCGTTTGATGCTGGCCTGCGCCAAAACCGAGGAGCAACCCGATACGCCGCAGATTGACGCCGCACTGCAGCGTTTGCAGCGTCATCGTCAGGACGACGTACAGCCCGGCCTGGACAGCGATGCGTTGATCACACTGTGGGGGTGGAGCCGTCGCCACCATCGTCATGCAGAAGTATTGGATCGTCACTTCTGGCCGCAGGCGATTGCGCTGGCGCCGTGGCTGAGCGTTGACGATCGCGTGCAGCTGTTTGCGCTGCTGTGGCCGGGCCAAAACGCGCTGAATGAAAGCCTGCGCAGCCTGATGCATTTGCGCCATCAGCTGCGTCACGCGCCGCGCGTGTTAGCGCCGCTCAGCCTGCTGGTAGACGAGGCCGCGCTGCCTGCAGAAAAACTGATCGGCAACGACGCCGACTGGCAGGAGATGATCGAAGTTTGCCCGATCGTCGCCAATCGCGTAGGTAAAGCGCAGCATGTGCCGCTTGGCTTACTGGCGCTGCTGACGCTGGAAATCGCCCTGCCGCTCAGCTCGACGCCGCGCCAGGCATTGTATGATGACGCCGATATGCTGGAGCTGCCTGCGCCGGGCACGCCTGCCGATCGCACACAGCAGGACGAACTGGCGCAGTTACGCCAACGCGATCCCCTGCGCGCCACCCTGCTGGAGCACAAACGTGCGCTGCTGCCCGGTTTGTACGCCGCGCGTCAAGGCATTGACCTGATGCTGATCTGCACCGCCGCCAGCCAGCGTCAGGACACCGATGTTGCTGCCAGCGCGCTGCGTGAATGGCACATGCATCAAACCGTAGCCGCCAGCGGTGAGAAGCCGCGCCTGATTTGGGCGATTACCCCGCATGACGCGCGTTATCAGCAGCAGCAGATTAACGTTGACGAAGCGGTACAACGGCAAATTGGCCAGCCGGGGCAAAGCTGGGGATCGATGCTGGCACTCGATCGCGCCGGGGTCGATCGCATGGGCAGCTGGCTGCAGGATGAAATGCAGCCGGAAGCACGACGCGATCGCCTCGCGATCCAGCTCAGCGCGCTGCAGCAAAAACTGGTGGAACGCCTGCAGCCGTGGACGGAATCCAGCGCGACGCCAGAACAGGCGGCGCGCAAACAGGCGATCTCCGATACGTTGCTGAAATGTTTGCAACATCGCACCGGTTTGCACGGCGAACTGCTGGAGCGTTTGCAGCCTTCGCGTGAAGCGGTGCGTCAACTGTGGCTGAGCCAAAGTAGCAGCAATCATAGCCAACACAGCGCCAAAACCGCCGCCGCCGAGCAGAGCTATTTCGGCATCGGTTTCGAGTTTGATCTGTTTAAAGACGAACCGGTGACGGCGGCTGAGCCACGCAGTTCCGGTGGCCAGCGCGATCAGCAATTCCCGCAGCAGGTGTTTGCGCTGTGGCTGGAGCATTTGCGTCAGCTGCCGGAGAGCCGCAGCCTGCTGGCGCTGCTGAATGTCGATAAGCCAACGCTGGAGCTGCTGGTGGAAGAGCTGATCACCGCCAGCTTCCGCCTCAAGGTACTGAGCAAGCTGCAAAGCACGCTTAACGAACCGGATGCGCAAGCCAGCGCACATGAAGCGCGCACCGATCGACAGGTGTCCCGCGCGATGACGGTACTGGGTGACTTTGTGGCGTGGCTAGGCTTTTTACAGCGTCCGGAAAGTGAACGTCCGGAAAGCCGCGTCAATCGTGGTCAGACGATTTTTGCTCGTCCGCCTGCGCCAAGCGTCAGTTTCTCGCCGGGGCAGCGTTTAACGCGTCTTTCGGCCGCTCCCGCCAATCATACGGCGTACTACATCTATGACTGGCTGGTGGGGTTAAACTCGGTGATCGTCGAGAACAATGGCTACACCGGCGGCGGCGATCTGCCGGCCAATGCGCGTCAGATGTTAGCGATTTTGCTGCTGCCGCTGCACGCCTGA
- a CDS encoding ribonuclease domain-containing protein yields the protein MSKKLWIALILILAALWLGLKPHLSDKWANSHPDISQLTDANTVARWVQQHHRLPDLYLTKNEARRQGWNPGKGDLCEVLPGRAIGGDRFSNREKRLPMQAGRQWYEADVNYDCGHRDADRLLYSSDGLIFLTTDHYRSFKPVP from the coding sequence ATGTCAAAGAAACTCTGGATTGCCTTAATTCTGATCCTGGCCGCGCTGTGGCTTGGGCTAAAACCGCATTTGTCCGACAAATGGGCGAACAGTCACCCCGACATTTCTCAGCTCACCGATGCCAACACCGTGGCGCGTTGGGTGCAGCAGCACCATCGATTACCCGATCTTTACCTCACCAAAAACGAGGCGCGTCGTCAGGGATGGAACCCGGGGAAGGGCGATTTGTGTGAGGTGCTGCCGGGCCGCGCTATTGGTGGCGATCGCTTTAGCAACCGTGAAAAAAGGTTGCCGATGCAGGCGGGCAGGCAATGGTATGAAGCCGATGTGAATTACGATTGCGGCCACCGCGATGCCGATCGTCTGCTTTACTCATCGGATGGGCTGATCTTCCTCACCACCGATCACTATCGCAGCTTCAAACCGGTGCCTTAA
- a CDS encoding LysE family translocator, with protein sequence MSFQTWLLLLFTCTGACIVPGPNALLIISHVTRYGLKKTRWTIAGGLLGFTVLILISVLGLGSLLESMPTLFNAVKVVGSIYLAVIGLQLINSPPSQINQKTGFIAGDNFSLFKQGFISAVTNINALMFFISLIPSFMTKNHSLLLQAIIIVLTLTFTEFCFEYALAKFFVRWDVKSIKMGKLFNQICGCLFILFAILLQLK encoded by the coding sequence ATGAGTTTTCAAACATGGTTGCTTCTATTGTTCACTTGTACCGGGGCATGTATTGTTCCTGGTCCTAACGCACTTTTGATTATCAGTCATGTTACTCGTTATGGCTTGAAAAAAACGCGCTGGACGATTGCAGGCGGTCTTCTCGGTTTCACTGTGCTCATCCTGATCAGTGTCCTGGGATTGGGTTCGTTACTTGAATCAATGCCAACGCTGTTTAATGCTGTCAAAGTCGTTGGTTCAATTTATCTTGCTGTGATCGGTTTGCAGCTGATCAACTCTCCACCCAGCCAAATCAATCAGAAAACAGGCTTCATTGCCGGTGATAATTTTAGCCTGTTTAAACAAGGCTTTATCTCCGCTGTCACAAATATTAATGCGTTGATGTTTTTTATCTCGCTCATTCCGAGTTTTATGACCAAAAATCACAGCTTGCTTTTGCAAGCGATCATCATTGTGTTAACGCTGACATTCACAGAGTTTTGTTTTGAATATGCATTGGCAAAGTTTTTCGTCAGGTGGGATGTAAAATCAATCAAGATGGGCAAGCTGTTTAATCAGATTTGCGGCTGTCTCTTTATCCTCTTTGCTATCCTTCTTCAGCTCAAGTAA
- a CDS encoding M91 family zinc metallopeptidase, with protein MKYVERYSREAPYILIAGYDDNDLNAIESSLKKIKSKPIGNTLLKKIEELSDNGRFVKIACLYHIGHTARPMLTESQLNYFKSLKLSNNPYDKDHNSLASYISRKPPSKSRREGTSAYIEFDPTQSVDVDNGEPKRSHRRDLVFVSLVHELIHSLRFLKGNSLVGHNGDSQDPSSPAMEEEYRAVGLGRYADRPITENTIRAEHGLQLRKSYLIPRRLQNVF; from the coding sequence ATGAAATATGTTGAAAGATACAGCAGAGAGGCTCCTTATATTTTAATTGCTGGGTATGATGATAATGATTTAAATGCTATAGAAAGTTCACTCAAAAAAATAAAAAGCAAACCGATAGGAAATACTCTCTTAAAAAAAATAGAAGAACTATCAGATAATGGAAGGTTCGTAAAAATAGCATGTCTATATCATATAGGTCACACGGCACGACCGATGCTTACTGAATCTCAATTAAATTATTTCAAAAGTTTAAAACTTAGCAATAATCCGTATGACAAAGATCATAACTCTCTAGCCTCTTATATTTCACGCAAGCCTCCATCAAAATCACGTCGAGAAGGGACATCAGCATACATTGAATTTGATCCTACTCAATCTGTAGATGTTGATAACGGGGAGCCAAAACGCAGTCATAGACGTGACTTAGTATTTGTTTCACTGGTTCATGAATTAATTCATTCTCTCAGATTTTTAAAAGGTAACTCACTCGTAGGACATAATGGAGATAGTCAAGATCCTTCATCACCAGCTATGGAAGAAGAATATCGAGCTGTTGGATTAGGTCGCTACGCTGACAGACCTATTACGGAAAATACGATTCGTGCAGAACACGGTTTACAGCTCAGAAAATCATACTTAATTCCTCGTCGGTTACAAAATGTTTTTTAA
- a CDS encoding helix-turn-helix domain-containing protein: MMSDAFIHDLIDWIDNNIEARLDLDTVAGRAGYSKWHLQRMFKEHTGYPLGEYIRNKKLKKSADRLTTSNEPILNVAISLGFDSQQSFNRSFKRQYGVAPGAWRRHAAPSASAMQ; encoded by the coding sequence ATGATGAGCGACGCATTTATTCACGATCTGATCGACTGGATTGATAACAACATTGAAGCACGTCTGGATCTGGACACCGTAGCGGGGCGCGCGGGCTATTCGAAGTGGCACCTGCAGCGTATGTTCAAAGAGCACACCGGCTATCCGCTGGGTGAATACATCCGTAACAAAAAACTGAAAAAATCGGCAGATAGGCTAACCACCAGCAATGAGCCGATTCTCAACGTGGCAATCTCACTCGGTTTCGACTCGCAGCAGTCGTTTAACCGCAGCTTCAAGCGCCAATATGGCGTAGCGCCGGGAGCATGGCGCCGTCACGCTGCGCCATCCGCCAGCGCGATGCAGTAA
- a CDS encoding CcdB family protein — protein sequence MQFDVFSHKNSNPYPLLIEVQSDIIDLPGRRVMVPLVHHESFSEKVSNDLCPEIRINNETYRAVIYAIGTVPERFLTEVVGDVSHHGNEIKDALYRMIWGF from the coding sequence ATGCAGTTTGATGTTTTCTCACATAAAAATTCAAATCCTTATCCTCTTTTGATCGAAGTGCAAAGCGATATTATTGATTTGCCGGGAAGAAGGGTTATGGTTCCGCTTGTGCATCATGAATCTTTTTCTGAAAAAGTAAGCAACGATCTTTGCCCTGAGATCAGAATTAATAATGAAACATATCGTGCTGTTATTTATGCGATTGGTACAGTTCCAGAGAGGTTTTTAACAGAAGTTGTCGGTGATGTTAGTCATCATGGTAATGAAATTAAAGATGCGCTTTATCGCATGATTTGGGGATTCTAA